The nucleotide sequence TCCATGGACtgtggagtcgtggattgaTTCCATAGAGACTGTCTTCGAGGATTTGTACATggtggagcgggacaaggtacaCCTAGCCGTGCATTGTCTACAATTGTCGGCGAAGGAATGGTGGAAAGGCGTtaaacggaaccgatcgcctagtctccctccgaTGACTTGGCAAGAATTTCGGGAGTTGATACTTTCAGTttatttccccgatagtgaaaagagaaagcttcggGACAGATTTCGAAAATTGCGGCAGGGAGACCGCCTTGTGAGGGAATACGAGCAGGAATTCTCTCGTATCGTGAACTATATTCCAAGTGTGGTACGGGACGACAAGGATCGAGCTGATTGTTTTGTACGAGGACTTCGGCCTGGTATTTTTGAAGCAGTGCATAATCtaaagttgcagacttttgctgaagtcTTGGATCGGGCCTtatggatagaacaaggcaatgCATCGGTGCAGGAGGAGCGCGAATCTTATtacaaggaaaaaggaaaagaacgaCCAGCGAGTGGGTatgatggtcagtcaagttctcaGCGGACCACTGGGAGTTCGCgctcgcgatcccgagctccggggacgtaTCGCAGTCGATCCTCGGCATGTTGTGTTATTTGTGGGGGTCCTCACTACCCACAGCAGTGTGAGCAACGAGATGGCAAGTGCTTCAGGTGTGGGCGGCCAGGTCAtgcgcgggacgagtgtccACGAGGTGCTAACCAAGCCTTGACGCTGGCGACGGCATTTTCACCTGCGGCACGGTTTGGAGAGCGACAGAGGATAAGGCAACCGAGGGGTTCGCGATGGGCAACAAGTGGTCGTGGATAGGCGACCCATGCGGTGGAACCTGCTGCGACTGGTAGTAATGtagcaggtatgagttaattacaGCAAGCATGTTTTCTGCATTATGTAAATTtagtgcattgcatgcattgatTACGTAGTCGTTACTACTAATTGTGCGGTAGTATTGCAGAGACCAAGCAGACGGGTAAATGTCCCAGTTATGCTTGTGTATGTAAGTTGTGGTATCTGTTGAGGCAGGCAGAGAGTTCTAGAACACTAGCAATCGCTGGTGATAGCTTGTGAATAAAGAGTGGAACTCTTGTGAGACCGAGCGTTTTGCAGAttgttccggtagatcgaatagtgaaagtagaatcactatTGAGGAAATGATCGGTTAACGGTCAGGTGCGTGCACGTGGACCTAGTAGTACCTCGGATTGAGGTAAGTGGGTCGTGCTCGTGTagtcggtgtgcataggcaagagttGCCTGATGCTAGATTTAGTATAGCACGCTATAGAGTCGTGTAGAGCACTCGAGTATAGGTACTCATAGAGTGTGGATTTGATTCAGCCGTGAGTGctttggcagtagcactttagcgcTACTAAGGGTGAAGCGTGCCAGAGGTCACTCgcagggctggtggctcgcactaggtgcttaagAGCCGTTAGAgtgtgtagctctgtagagcatgtcgtgtagga is from Ananas comosus cultivar F153 unplaced genomic scaffold, ASM154086v1, whole genome shotgun sequence and encodes:
- the LOC109704175 gene encoding uncharacterized protein LOC109704175, whose amino-acid sequence is MAPRRRSSSRSARDRTSGVPEKTEASGDLELREQLTTLVGVVRQQADVVQRQQDAALRQDERIKRLQETVDQLVTAPVLARRVRPGVAAEAFQSGSSNPTALSSEMEAERERALAALMTFKKFDPTTFDGEDIDPWTVESWIDSIETVFEDLYMVERDKVHLAVHCLQLSAKEWWKGVKRNRSPSLPPMTWQEFRELILSVYFPDSEKRKLRDRFRKLRQGDRLVREYEQEFSRIVNYIPSVVRDDKDRADCFVRGLRPGIFEAVHNLKLQTFAEVLDRALWIEQGNASVQEERESYYKEKGKERPASGYDGQSSSQRTTGSSRSRSRAPGTYRSRSSACCVICGGPHYPQQCEQRDGKCFRCGRPGHARDECPRGANQALTLATAFSPAARFGERQRIRQPRGSRWATSGRG